The Chryseobacterium sp. 52 genome includes a region encoding these proteins:
- the ffh gene encoding signal recognition particle protein, with protein sequence MFNSLQDKLDKALHNISGRGKITEINVAETVKEIRRALVDADVNYKVAKDLTKRVQDKALGQNVLTSLTPGQLMTKIVHDELVELMGGSQEGINLSGKPSVILIAGLQGSGKTTFSGKLAHFLKTKRTKKPLLVACDVYRPAAIDQLKILGGQIGVPVFTEEGSTNPSTIAENAITFAKANGHDVVIVDTAGRLAIDEQMMNEIKSVHYFIKPQETLFVVDSMTGQDAVNTAKAFNDALNFDGVVLTKLDGDTRGGAALTIRSVVEKPIKFISTGEKMEALDIFYPERMADRILGMGDVVSLVERAQEQFDEEEAKKLHKKIAKNEFGFDDFLKQINQIKKMGNMKDLMGMIPGVGKAIKDVEISDDAFKHIEAIIYSMTPDERRRPSIINTQRKQRIAKGAGRKIEDVNQLMKQFEQMGKMMKMMQGPQGKQMMQMMSKMPNMPGMGGMMGK encoded by the coding sequence ATGTTTAATAGTTTACAGGATAAATTAGACAAGGCTCTACATAATATTTCCGGACGCGGAAAAATCACAGAGATCAACGTAGCGGAAACCGTAAAGGAAATCCGTAGAGCGTTGGTAGATGCCGATGTTAACTATAAAGTTGCAAAAGATCTTACGAAAAGAGTTCAGGATAAAGCTTTAGGACAGAACGTTCTTACTTCCCTTACACCGGGACAGTTGATGACGAAAATCGTTCATGACGAATTAGTAGAACTTATGGGAGGTTCTCAGGAAGGGATCAATCTTTCAGGAAAACCTTCTGTGATTCTTATTGCAGGGCTTCAGGGTTCCGGTAAGACTACTTTCTCCGGGAAATTAGCTCATTTTTTAAAGACAAAGAGAACTAAGAAACCTTTATTGGTTGCGTGTGACGTTTACCGTCCTGCAGCAATCGACCAGCTTAAAATATTGGGGGGTCAGATCGGAGTTCCGGTATTTACGGAGGAAGGTTCTACCAATCCATCTACTATTGCTGAAAATGCAATTACTTTTGCAAAAGCAAATGGTCATGATGTAGTGATCGTCGATACAGCAGGACGTCTTGCCATTGACGAACAGATGATGAACGAGATCAAATCCGTCCATTATTTCATCAAACCTCAGGAAACCTTATTCGTAGTAGACTCTATGACGGGTCAGGATGCTGTGAATACGGCAAAAGCATTCAACGATGCATTGAACTTTGACGGTGTTGTTCTTACCAAATTAGATGGTGATACGAGAGGGGGCGCTGCTTTAACGATTCGTTCTGTAGTAGAAAAGCCGATTAAATTCATCTCTACCGGTGAGAAAATGGAAGCTTTGGATATTTTCTATCCGGAAAGGATGGCAGACAGAATTCTGGGAATGGGAGACGTTGTTTCCTTAGTAGAAAGAGCTCAGGAGCAGTTTGATGAAGAAGAAGCTAAAAAATTACACAAAAAAATCGCTAAAAACGAGTTTGGTTTTGATGATTTCCTGAAGCAGATCAACCAGATCAAGAAGATGGGTAATATGAAAGACCTTATGGGAATGATTCCAGGGGTTGGAAAGGCGATTAAGGATGTTGAAATCAGTGATGATGCCTTCAAACATATTGAAGCGATTATTTATTCTATGACTCCGGACGAAAGAAGAAGACCTTCTATTATCAATACTCAGAGAAAACAGAGAATTGCAAAAGGAGCAGGAAGAAAAATCGAAGATGTCAATCAGTTGATGAAGCAGTTTGAGCAGATGGGCAAAATGATGAAAATGATGCAGGGTCCTCAGGGAAAACAAATGATGCAGATGATGAGCAAAATGCCGAATATGCCGGGCATGGGCGGAATGATGGGAAAATAA